A stretch of Aerococcus christensenii DNA encodes these proteins:
- the nadC gene encoding carboxylating nicotinate-nucleotide diphosphorylase: MLAINQDLVDEYIVRGLKEDVPYEDVTTQAIYMGQQATVQLLAKELGIICGLAVFERVFQYLDPQTTCQWLVQEGDAVNPNDQLMQITGSVNTLLTGERVALNFLQRMSGIATLTHCMVQALEGSTIKLLDTRKTTPGYRLLEKYAVRIGGGYNHRFSLSEAIMLKDNHIEAAGGVIPAIKAARAYSPFIKKIEVEVETLEMVKEAIHGQADIIMLDNMSHEAMAEALKWIDGRAIVEASGNFTLDNISEYKDLPLDYISSGEITHSARCLDLSMKHLQVI, from the coding sequence ATGTTAGCGATTAATCAAGACTTGGTGGATGAGTATATTGTTCGCGGATTAAAAGAAGATGTACCTTATGAAGATGTCACAACACAAGCTATTTATATGGGACAACAAGCCACAGTACAATTGTTAGCTAAAGAATTAGGAATTATTTGTGGATTAGCTGTTTTTGAACGTGTTTTTCAATATTTAGATCCTCAAACAACATGCCAGTGGCTTGTTCAGGAAGGGGATGCAGTGAATCCTAATGATCAATTGATGCAAATTACGGGATCTGTCAATACCCTATTAACTGGGGAGAGGGTGGCTTTAAATTTTTTGCAGAGAATGAGCGGAATTGCAACGCTTACACATTGTATGGTTCAAGCTTTGGAAGGCAGTACGATCAAACTGTTAGATACGAGAAAAACCACCCCAGGATATCGCTTATTAGAAAAATATGCGGTAAGAATTGGTGGAGGGTATAATCATCGTTTTTCCTTGTCAGAGGCTATCATGCTCAAAGACAATCATATTGAGGCTGCAGGAGGCGTCATTCCTGCGATTAAAGCAGCACGCGCTTACTCTCCTTTTATCAAAAAAATTGAAGTAGAAGTAGAGACTCTTGAAATGGTTAAAGAAGCTATACATGGCCAAGCAGATATTATTATGTTGGATAATATGTCACATGAGGCTATGGCAGAAGCTTTAAAATGGATTGATGGACGGGCGATTGTTGAAGCATCGGGCAATTTTACGTTAGATAATATTAGTGAATATAAAGATTTACCGTTGGATTATATTTCTAGTGGGGAAATTACTCATTCTGCGAGATGTTTAGATTTATCAATGAAACATTTACAGGTTATATAA